Proteins encoded within one genomic window of Thiothrix litoralis:
- a CDS encoding antitoxin, which translates to MQAERHVRLFRNGRNQAIHIPREFELAGNEAIIRREGNRLIIEALQRPSLLAFLAACVPSDVDFPDIDNLPPLDDVVF; encoded by the coding sequence ATGCAAGCTGAACGTCACGTCCGCCTGTTTCGTAACGGGCGTAATCAAGCCATCCACATTCCTCGTGAATTTGAATTGGCAGGGAATGAGGCGATTATTCGCCGTGAAGGTAATCGTTTGATCATCGAAGCCTTGCAACGCCCCTCATTGCTCGCTTTTCTAGCTGCCTGCGTACCATCAGATGTGGATTTTCCCGACATAGATAATCTACCACCGTTGGATGATGTGGTATTTTAA
- a CDS encoding RNA-guided endonuclease InsQ/TnpB family protein has translation MQRRQAFKYELKPTGEQQRNLRRYAGSCRFVYNKALALQQANHAAGEKFIGYVAMAAKLPVWKREAGQAWLKDSPSQALQHALKDLDKAYQNFFAKRADFPRFKRKGNGDRFRYPDPKQIKLDPANNRLFLPKLGWIRYRNSREVLGELRNVTVSGKGGKWFVSIQTQREVEQPTPTATTSIGIDLGIARFATFSDGSYIAPLNSFKTTQAKLAKYQRRMAHKQKFSNNWKKAKARVQKLHAQIAHTRRDFLHKATTTLSQNHAVVFVEDLQVRNMSQSAAGTVENPGKNVAAKSGLNKAILDQGWGEFRRQLDYKTAWKGGMLFAVPPQYTSQTCPGCGHVSADNRQSQAVFACVECGYENNADVVGAINVKERGHRLLACGDGALRLSMKQELAEVSQLSS, from the coding sequence ATGCAACGACGCCAAGCCTTTAAATACGAACTGAAGCCCACCGGCGAGCAACAGCGCAACCTACGCCGCTACGCGGGATCGTGCCGCTTTGTTTACAACAAGGCGTTAGCGTTGCAACAAGCCAACCATGCAGCGGGTGAAAAGTTCATCGGTTACGTGGCCATGGCAGCCAAGCTGCCCGTTTGGAAACGCGAAGCGGGGCAGGCGTGGCTAAAAGATTCCCCCTCACAGGCGTTGCAGCACGCCCTGAAGGACTTGGACAAGGCCTACCAAAACTTCTTTGCCAAACGTGCCGATTTTCCTCGCTTCAAACGTAAGGGCAACGGTGACCGTTTCCGCTACCCCGACCCCAAACAAATTAAGCTCGACCCAGCCAACAACCGCCTTTTTCTGCCCAAACTAGGCTGGATACGCTACCGTAACAGCCGCGAGGTGTTGGGTGAATTACGCAATGTCACCGTGTCCGGCAAGGGCGGTAAATGGTTTGTCAGCATCCAAACCCAACGGGAAGTGGAGCAGCCAACACCCACCGCCACCACGAGCATCGGCATCGACTTGGGCATCGCCCGTTTTGCCACGTTCTCGGATGGCAGCTACATTGCCCCGCTCAACAGCTTCAAGACAACACAAGCCAAGCTTGCCAAATACCAACGGCGCATGGCGCATAAACAAAAGTTCAGCAACAATTGGAAAAAGGCGAAAGCCCGCGTCCAAAAACTTCACGCGCAAATCGCCCATACCCGCCGCGATTTCTTGCACAAAGCGACGACCACGCTCAGCCAAAACCACGCGGTAGTGTTCGTCGAAGACTTGCAGGTACGCAATATGAGCCAATCAGCGGCAGGCACGGTAGAAAACCCCGGCAAGAACGTAGCGGCAAAGTCGGGCTTAAACAAAGCCATCCTTGACCAAGGGTGGGGGGAATTCCGGCGGCAGTTGGACTACAAGACGGCATGGAAGGGCGGAATGCTGTTTGCGGTGCCGCCGCAGTACACCAGCCAAACCTGCCCCGGTTGCGGGCATGTGTCGGCGGATAACCGCCAGAGCCAAGCGGTGTTTGCGTGTGTGGAATGTGGCTACGAAAATAACGCCGATGTGGTCGGCGCGATCAATGTCAAAGAGCGGGGACACCGCTTGTTAGCCTGTGGAGATGGGGCATTACGCCTCTCGATGAAGCAGGAACTCGCCGAAGTCAGTCAGCTATCTAGCTGA
- a CDS encoding lytic transglycosylase domain-containing protein: MKIKKFAKQFGASIALLSVSVCSFAGSCDQQQVSVLHQKAYVYNEAITNSAIKYRVNPALIKAVITAESCFRNEAKSNKGAGGLMQLIPATAKRFGVNDRFDPAENIDGGTRYLRWLLNRYNGSLPHAIAAYNAGEGRVDRYGANVPIQETAVYTRRVLNAYGKLASNGRNPVKRQAVKPKPIPVAPPVKPKPAKKDDRWKWDEFS, encoded by the coding sequence ATGAAAATAAAGAAATTTGCCAAGCAATTCGGTGCGTCGATTGCTTTGCTAAGTGTGTCGGTCTGTAGTTTTGCAGGCTCGTGCGATCAACAACAGGTAAGCGTCCTGCATCAAAAAGCCTACGTTTACAATGAAGCCATTACCAACTCCGCCATCAAATACCGGGTCAACCCCGCCCTGATCAAAGCCGTGATTACCGCTGAAAGCTGCTTCCGCAATGAGGCCAAATCCAACAAAGGCGCGGGTGGTTTGATGCAACTCATCCCGGCTACCGCGAAACGCTTTGGGGTGAATGATCGCTTCGACCCTGCCGAAAACATTGACGGTGGCACGCGTTATTTACGTTGGTTGCTCAACCGTTACAATGGCAGCCTGCCTCATGCTATCGCCGCCTACAATGCGGGTGAAGGGCGCGTTGACCGTTACGGCGCGAATGTCCCGATTCAGGAAACGGCTGTCTACACCCGCCGCGTATTGAATGCTTACGGCAAATTGGCGAGCAACGGGCGTAATCCTGTAAAACGGCAAGCCGTAAAACCTAAACCCATACCTGTAGCCCCTCCTGTCAAGCCTAAACCAGCAAAAAAAGATGATCGCTGGAAATGGGATGAATTTTCGTGA
- a CDS encoding RNA polymerase sigma factor: protein MLQDQGELYVLLEKIQRGDQAALGVFYNATVRRVFAVALKVTANKELAEEIVSDVFMQAWHNASSYSAERATPLGWLLMMAHSRSIDAVRKEGSATRNQIPLEDDYDVADTATLDPLSNTLGVEQGNELAEALKLLDGQQRQMIALAFYRGMSHQEIAEYTGEPLGTVKTLLRRAQSILRAALTKTDLVEGGYYGKS, encoded by the coding sequence ATGTTGCAGGATCAGGGTGAACTCTACGTCTTGCTGGAAAAAATCCAGCGAGGCGATCAGGCAGCGCTGGGGGTATTTTACAATGCAACCGTCAGGCGCGTATTTGCCGTCGCCCTCAAAGTGACTGCCAATAAGGAACTGGCGGAAGAAATCGTCAGCGATGTATTCATGCAAGCGTGGCATAACGCATCCAGCTACAGCGCCGAACGCGCCACCCCACTGGGCTGGTTGTTGATGATGGCGCATAGCCGCTCCATCGACGCTGTGCGCAAGGAAGGCAGCGCCACCCGCAACCAAATACCGCTGGAAGACGATTACGATGTGGCCGACACCGCCACGCTTGACCCGCTTTCTAACACACTGGGTGTGGAACAGGGCAACGAATTGGCAGAAGCCTTGAAACTACTGGATGGACAGCAACGTCAAATGATTGCATTAGCGTTCTACCGTGGCATGAGCCACCAGGAAATCGCCGAATACACCGGCGAGCCATTGGGTACGGTGAAGACTCTCCTGCGCCGCGCCCAAAGCATTTTGCGTGCAGCACTGACAAAAACTGACCTCGTAGAAGGGGGATATTATGGCAAATCATGA
- a CDS encoding cupin domain-containing protein → MANHENTSVAPPVLDEDILLLLAENQEEVELPPELNARMRNNILSNIAQEEAGILPGFTTVRANEGEWFEAMPGAQIKILHREGDSGLLTYLAKLSPGFEMPGHPHPFDEECIMLEGELWFGDLHLKAGDYHFASKGVHHGRLKTETGALAFLKGALPA, encoded by the coding sequence ATGGCAAATCATGAAAATACAAGCGTCGCCCCGCCTGTGCTGGACGAAGACATCCTGCTGCTATTGGCAGAGAATCAGGAGGAAGTGGAGCTTCCGCCGGAGTTAAATGCACGGATGCGCAATAACATCCTCAGCAACATTGCGCAGGAAGAAGCGGGTATTTTACCGGGTTTCACCACCGTCCGCGCCAATGAAGGCGAATGGTTTGAAGCCATGCCCGGTGCGCAAATCAAGATTTTGCATCGGGAAGGCGATTCCGGCCTGCTGACCTATTTGGCAAAACTGTCGCCCGGTTTTGAAATGCCCGGCCACCCGCACCCCTTCGATGAGGAATGCATCATGCTGGAAGGCGAATTGTGGTTCGGCGATTTACACCTGAAAGCCGGTGATTACCACTTTGCCTCCAAAGGCGTGCATCACGGCAGGCTGAAAACAGAAACCGGCGCGTTGGCCTTTTTGAAAGGTGCGTTACCCGCTTAA
- a CDS encoding alpha/beta hydrolase gives MKTGFAIIVVFILLTAVGCSTLKSTDVLNFVLPTDGYTLKHATYASGERHDMDIYLPKAATDKPPIVFVFGGAWREGDKADFAFVAQALTGLGYPVIIPNYRLYPQVRFPAFIDDVADAIRYTEVNAQRLLGKPLQRYILMGHSSGAHTAALLATDTHYVQERGVTARLAGLIALAGPYDLPLDDPEVIPVFPKADPQVVKPVRNVHPGMPPVLLLHGEADTRVRPLHTRRFATALQQAGVPVQVKLYPGVDHVQIIGSLAAPLRLLSPSYGDVQQFLTSIP, from the coding sequence TTGAAAACAGGGTTTGCCATTATAGTCGTTTTCATCTTGCTGACTGCTGTCGGGTGCAGCACCTTGAAATCCACCGATGTGTTGAATTTTGTCCTGCCAACCGACGGCTATACGCTTAAACACGCCACCTACGCCAGCGGTGAACGCCATGATATGGATATTTACCTTCCCAAAGCGGCGACAGACAAGCCACCGATTGTGTTTGTCTTCGGCGGGGCATGGCGGGAAGGCGACAAGGCCGATTTTGCCTTTGTTGCGCAAGCACTGACCGGGTTGGGCTATCCTGTCATTATCCCCAATTACCGCCTGTATCCGCAGGTGCGTTTCCCCGCTTTCATTGACGATGTGGCGGATGCTATCCGCTATACTGAAGTGAATGCCCAACGTTTGCTGGGCAAGCCGTTGCAGCGTTATATCCTGATGGGACATTCTTCCGGCGCACACACGGCAGCGCTATTGGCAACGGATACACACTACGTGCAGGAACGTGGCGTTACTGCACGCTTGGCAGGTTTGATTGCACTGGCGGGGCCTTACGATTTGCCGCTGGATGACCCGGAAGTGATCCCTGTTTTCCCCAAGGCTGACCCGCAAGTGGTGAAGCCGGTGAGGAATGTTCACCCCGGTATGCCGCCGGTATTGTTACTGCATGGCGAAGCGGATACCCGTGTACGCCCGCTGCATACCCGCCGCTTTGCCACAGCCTTGCAACAAGCGGGCGTGCCGGTGCAGGTGAAACTGTATCCCGGTGTCGATCATGTGCAGATTATTGGCAGTCTGGCAGCGCCGTTGCGGTTGCTTAGCCCTAGCTACGGCGATGTTCAGCAATTTCTGACAAGCATCCCGTAA
- a CDS encoding MBL fold metallo-hydrolase, with protein MIFKQLFEQDSSTYTYLLACEHTGECVLIDPVIDTVERDLAVLQELGLKLTYTLETHMHADHLTGARKLRAYTGSKIVVPAMDKLACADLGVEENRVFRVGQLELHPLFTPGHTGHHHAYLLDNGMQKVLFSGDALLIEACGRTDFQSGDPATLYQSITEKFFTLPNETLVYPAHDYEGRQITTIGQEKNRNPRLGNNTSQEAFIAIMNGLNLPYPRKIDFAVPGNEACGECPSDVPEQYRGPCEITQLPQELSRPGKAGDQG; from the coding sequence ATGATATTCAAACAACTTTTCGAGCAAGACTCCAGCACTTACACCTACCTGCTGGCCTGTGAACACACGGGCGAGTGCGTGCTGATTGACCCGGTGATCGACACGGTGGAGCGCGACTTGGCGGTATTGCAGGAGCTAGGGTTGAAGCTGACCTATACGCTGGAAACCCATATGCACGCCGACCACTTGACCGGTGCGCGTAAACTGCGGGCTTACACTGGCAGTAAAATCGTGGTTCCAGCGATGGACAAACTCGCTTGCGCCGACTTGGGTGTTGAGGAAAACCGCGTGTTCCGGGTGGGTCAGCTTGAGTTGCACCCGCTGTTTACACCGGGGCACACGGGTCATCACCATGCCTACCTGCTGGATAACGGGATGCAAAAAGTCCTGTTTTCAGGCGATGCGCTGTTGATTGAAGCCTGCGGACGTACCGATTTCCAGTCAGGCGACCCCGCCACACTGTACCAAAGCATTACCGAGAAATTCTTTACCTTGCCCAATGAAACGCTGGTTTACCCGGCGCATGACTACGAAGGCAGACAAATCACCACCATCGGACAGGAAAAAAACCGCAACCCACGCTTGGGTAACAACACCTCGCAGGAAGCATTTATCGCCATCATGAACGGGCTGAATCTGCCCTACCCCCGCAAGATTGATTTCGCCGTGCCGGGTAATGAAGCGTGCGGTGAATGCCCAAGCGATGTACCGGAGCAGTATCGCGGCCCTTGCGAGATTACGCAGTTACCGCAAGAACTGAGTCGACCGGGAAAAGCGGGCGATCAGGGCTGA
- a CDS encoding IS4/Tn5 family transposase DNA-binding protein, whose product MNWSSSELTDLDLGDKRLETRAAHILNAMLKAPQSSLPKACQSWSSTLATYRFFWNEAVSHDALMASHFEATECRIRQQDSKIILCIQDTTELDFNGQETEGLGRLSYDKQRGMYLHPTLCITRNACRWASPIRGCGHGA is encoded by the coding sequence ATGAACTGGTCATCTAGCGAACTCACCGATCTTGATTTGGGAGACAAGCGCCTCGAAACACGCGCCGCCCATATTCTCAATGCCATGCTGAAAGCGCCCCAATCCAGCCTCCCCAAGGCTTGCCAGAGTTGGTCAAGTACCTTGGCGACGTACCGTTTCTTCTGGAATGAGGCGGTGAGCCATGATGCTTTGATGGCATCCCACTTTGAAGCGACAGAGTGCCGAATCCGTCAACAAGACTCGAAGATTATCCTGTGCATTCAAGACACCACCGAATTGGACTTCAATGGACAGGAAACCGAGGGCTTGGGGCGGTTATCCTACGATAAGCAACGCGGGATGTACCTGCATCCGACCTTGTGTATCACCCGGAACGCCTGCCGTTGGGCATCACCGATACGTGGATGTGGTCACGGGGCTTGA
- a CDS encoding IS4 family transposase — translation MYHPERLPLGITDTWMWSRGLSKAADQANPSIKESRRWIEGYERVAELAARCPGHRLIYTGDRESDFYDLLKRAQALDYPADLLIRAQHNRALGDDLKLWDAIEQQQALTRITFTKPRKQGEKARKVVQEIKVLRYTLRPKSKHPMLLTLVQAKEINPPAGKSPLIWRLVTNRCVETADAACELIDWYRARWEIEMFFDVLKVGCRVEKLQLDTKERIEKALALYIMVAWRIMFLMRLGRTCPELPAELVFDPLEWKVSFRLGKKALPDGIPTLNQVIRNLAELGGFLGRKCDGEPGAKSIWLGYSRVLDCIYGIQMASELGEGLICV, via the coding sequence GTGTATCACCCGGAACGCCTGCCGTTGGGCATCACCGATACGTGGATGTGGTCACGGGGCTTGAGCAAAGCCGCCGACCAAGCGAACCCCAGCATCAAAGAAAGCCGTCGCTGGATCGAAGGGTATGAACGGGTAGCCGAACTGGCGGCACGCTGCCCCGGACACCGGCTCATCTATACGGGCGACCGTGAAAGCGACTTTTACGACTTGCTCAAACGGGCACAAGCCTTGGATTACCCGGCTGACCTGCTGATACGGGCGCAACATAACCGTGCCTTAGGAGATGACCTCAAACTGTGGGATGCCATTGAGCAACAACAGGCGTTGACCCGCATCACCTTTACCAAACCGCGCAAGCAGGGTGAAAAAGCCCGCAAAGTGGTACAGGAAATCAAGGTGTTACGTTATACCCTGCGTCCCAAGAGCAAGCACCCGATGCTATTGACCTTGGTTCAAGCCAAAGAAATCAACCCACCCGCCGGAAAATCGCCCCTCATTTGGCGTTTAGTCACCAACCGTTGTGTAGAGACCGCCGATGCCGCTTGTGAACTCATCGACTGGTATCGGGCGCGTTGGGAAATCGAAATGTTTTTTGATGTCCTGAAAGTTGGCTGTCGCGTCGAAAAACTGCAACTGGACACTAAAGAGCGCATCGAAAAAGCCCTCGCGCTCTACATCATGGTGGCCTGGCGGATTATGTTTCTGATGCGGTTGGGGCGTACCTGCCCAGAACTTCCGGCTGAGCTGGTGTTTGACCCGCTGGAATGGAAAGTATCCTTCCGGCTCGGCAAAAAAGCACTGCCCGATGGCATACCTACCCTCAATCAAGTGATCCGCAATCTGGCAGAACTGGGGGGCTTTCTGGGCAGAAAATGCGATGGCGAACCGGGAGCTAAAAGTATCTGGTTGGGCTACTCAAGGGTGCTGGACTGTATTTATGGGATTCAGATGGCTAGTGAATTGGGGGAAGGACTGATTTGTGTATAA
- a CDS encoding UPF0175 family protein, translating to MLSNSIHVEYPAHFPDALQTTPEAFAQEARMAMAIKLFEMKRLSSGMAAQLAGIERVTFLLNLHRYGVPMLDLPMDELEADIANT from the coding sequence ATGCTGTCAAACTCCATACACGTAGAATATCCCGCCCATTTCCCCGATGCCTTGCAAACGACACCGGAAGCATTCGCACAGGAAGCCCGCATGGCAATGGCCATCAAGCTGTTTGAAATGAAGCGTCTGTCATCTGGCATGGCAGCTCAACTTGCAGGTATCGAACGGGTCACTTTCCTGCTAAACCTGCACCGCTATGGCGTGCCGATGCTGGATTTGCCGATGGATGAGCTGGAGGCAGATATTGCCAATACTTAA
- a CDS encoding RNA-binding domain-containing protein translates to MTNAIQQLITQGENAQLEFKSADVRPDSVAREIVAFANTLGGTLLIGVEDDGVISGIREDNLDTWIANISRNNIIPALSLDVTHVTIEGKTVCVVTIPKGKDKPYQTLDGKYWLRIGSTNRTATKEELSRLFQQAGLVHFDTAPVADTGIEGIDFRLVDHYYRTYYDTAFIDLPDDEQQSLLLNADILTELEGKQVATVGGLLMFGKQPQRRLPHSSIMFAVFKGNDITDDLVDKKEILGTLPELIDKTVALLQLFLPNPSVIEGTRRSETVLVPLKVLREAMVNAVAHRDYSLSQRKIQVHVYSNRIEITSPGKLANTLTLTKIRYGNSAPRNIFLMKYLDNLRYFDGLGRGIPMMLKLMQERITFEEIGELFRVTLRFS, encoded by the coding sequence ATGACTAATGCCATCCAACAACTGATCACCCAAGGCGAAAATGCCCAGCTTGAATTCAAGTCGGCTGACGTTCGCCCCGACTCTGTGGCACGGGAAATCGTGGCCTTTGCCAACACCTTGGGCGGAACGTTGCTGATCGGCGTCGAGGATGATGGGGTGATTTCAGGCATTCGTGAGGATAATCTGGACACATGGATTGCCAATATCAGTCGTAACAACATCATTCCAGCGTTGAGTCTAGACGTTACACACGTCACTATTGAAGGGAAAACCGTGTGTGTTGTGACCATTCCCAAGGGCAAAGACAAGCCCTATCAAACACTGGATGGCAAGTATTGGCTGCGAATCGGCTCAACCAACCGCACCGCAACCAAAGAGGAATTGAGTCGCCTGTTTCAGCAAGCGGGATTAGTGCATTTCGATACAGCCCCTGTTGCTGATACGGGCATTGAAGGCATCGACTTCCGGTTGGTTGATCATTACTACCGCACCTACTACGACACCGCTTTCATCGACCTGCCAGACGATGAACAGCAAAGCCTGCTGCTGAATGCCGACATTCTGACCGAACTCGAAGGTAAACAGGTGGCAACGGTGGGTGGCTTGCTGATGTTCGGCAAACAACCCCAACGCCGCCTGCCTCACAGTTCCATCATGTTTGCAGTTTTCAAAGGTAATGACATTACAGATGATCTTGTGGACAAGAAGGAAATACTGGGAACACTGCCCGAACTGATTGACAAGACCGTAGCCTTACTCCAGCTTTTCCTGCCAAACCCATCCGTCATTGAAGGCACTCGCCGCAGTGAAACCGTGCTGGTTCCGCTCAAAGTCTTGCGTGAGGCGATGGTGAACGCTGTTGCCCACCGCGATTACTCCCTCAGCCAGCGCAAAATACAGGTGCATGTCTACAGTAACAGGATTGAAATCACATCCCCCGGTAAGCTCGCTAATACCCTGACACTGACGAAAATCCGCTACGGAAACTCCGCCCCGCGCAATATCTTCCTGATGAAATACCTCGATAACCTACGCTACTTCGACGGTTTGGGCAGGGGAATTCCCATGATGCTGAAGTTAATGCAGGAACGGATTACGTTTGAGGAAATTGGCGAATTGTTCCGCGTAACATTACGCTTTTCCTGA
- a CDS encoding HupE/UreJ family protein, which produces MMMKHHLYYFWGICLLLLPLAAFAHKPSDSYLFLQDQPDGKTGLRWDIALRDLEQAIGLDSDADGKITWGELQRKQAALDAYALSRLHLQQGGTACQPQTTGLQTETHTDGGYAVVMMNAGCPATASGALQVEYSLLFDIDPTHRGILLDQRADSGAASYIFSTDHPTQELTVQNSGWLSVLLTYIREGVYHILIGFDHLLFISMLILPAVLVLKQRQWEQVESFRPALMNLLKVITAFTVAHSITLSLAVLGVVDLPSRLVEAAIALSIIVVAVNILYPIITHDHWKLAFVFGLLHGFGFASVLRDLQMPAGAMAEALFGFNIGVELGQLLLVLLVFPLAYLLRPTRFYRVGVLNGAASITVVLAGMWFVERAFNTKLLWS; this is translated from the coding sequence ATGATGATGAAACACCACCTCTATTACTTCTGGGGAATCTGCCTGTTGCTATTGCCACTGGCGGCTTTCGCCCACAAACCCAGCGACAGCTACCTGTTTTTGCAGGATCAGCCGGATGGTAAGACCGGCTTGCGCTGGGATATTGCATTGCGCGATCTGGAACAGGCTATCGGGCTGGACAGCGATGCTGACGGCAAGATTACGTGGGGCGAATTGCAACGCAAACAGGCCGCGCTGGATGCTTACGCCCTCAGCCGTTTGCATCTGCAACAGGGCGGCACGGCCTGCCAGCCCCAGACCACAGGTTTGCAAACCGAAACCCATACCGACGGCGGTTATGCGGTGGTAATGATGAACGCGGGTTGCCCGGCTACTGCCAGTGGAGCCTTGCAGGTGGAATACAGCCTGCTGTTTGATATTGACCCGACGCACCGGGGTATCCTGCTGGATCAGCGGGCAGATTCGGGGGCGGCTTCCTACATTTTTTCCACCGACCACCCCACGCAGGAATTGACTGTGCAAAACAGTGGTTGGTTGTCGGTTTTGCTGACGTATATCCGTGAAGGGGTCTATCACATCTTGATAGGGTTCGACCATTTGCTGTTCATTTCCATGCTGATCCTGCCTGCGGTGCTGGTGTTGAAACAGCGCCAATGGGAACAGGTGGAATCGTTCCGCCCGGCTTTGATGAACCTGCTGAAGGTGATTACGGCGTTCACGGTGGCGCATTCCATTACCTTGTCGCTGGCAGTGTTGGGGGTGGTGGATTTGCCCTCGCGCTTGGTGGAAGCGGCGATTGCGCTGTCGATCATTGTGGTGGCGGTGAATATCCTGTACCCCATCATTACCCATGACCACTGGAAGCTGGCGTTTGTGTTCGGGTTGCTGCACGGTTTTGGTTTTGCCAGTGTGCTGAGGGATCTGCAAATGCCTGCCGGAGCAATGGCGGAAGCGCTGTTCGGCTTCAATATCGGGGTGGAACTGGGGCAATTGCTGCTGGTGTTACTGGTGTTCCCGCTGGCTTACCTGTTGCGCCCGACTCGCTTTTACCGGGTGGGCGTGTTGAACGGGGCGGCGAGTATTACCGTGGTGTTGGCGGGCATGTGGTTTGTGGAGCGGGCGTTTAATACCAAGCTTCTGTGGTCGTGA
- a CDS encoding tetratricopeptide repeat protein produces the protein MQPKQIQPSSVSPLTGRRYGAVLCFSLLLGLPATLQAAPHIPGSESEVLEVLPTQLRGNNDPISRLRAQWRANPQDVTTVAALSRLYIETGREQSDPRYYGYAAALLQPWWQQTDPPDELLLLRATIRQHNHEYVAATQDLEHLVKRNPAQTQAWLTLATVQLVNKEYAAARRSCSALATHASTWFATLCYSQVMSQNGEAERAYPLQITLLPSLGKEQVELRQWVLTLLGETAARIGKVPEADQHFQAALAEPRRDNYLLRVYSDFLISQQRPLDVITLLQDKTSDDALLLRLAIASRDARQTAETARYQALLEARYQAAKLRGSTLHAEDEALYARTFGAAT, from the coding sequence ATGCAACCGAAACAGATACAACCCTCATCTGTTTCCCCTTTGACAGGGCGGCGTTACGGCGCTGTCCTGTGCTTTTCCCTCCTGTTGGGCTTGCCTGCCACGTTGCAGGCAGCCCCCCATATTCCGGGCAGTGAGAGCGAAGTGCTGGAAGTGTTACCCACCCAGCTACGGGGAAACAACGACCCCATCAGCCGCCTGCGGGCGCAATGGCGTGCCAACCCGCAAGATGTGACGACAGTCGCGGCGCTTTCCCGCCTTTATATCGAAACCGGGCGCGAACAGTCCGACCCGCGTTACTACGGCTACGCCGCCGCACTCTTGCAACCGTGGTGGCAACAAACCGATCCACCCGATGAATTGTTGCTGTTGCGTGCCACCATCCGCCAACATAACCACGAATACGTTGCCGCCACCCAAGACCTTGAGCATTTGGTGAAACGTAATCCTGCCCAGACCCAAGCATGGTTAACCCTTGCCACGGTTCAGTTGGTCAATAAGGAATATGCTGCCGCCCGTCGCAGTTGTTCCGCGCTGGCAACGCACGCTTCAACCTGGTTTGCGACCCTCTGTTACAGCCAGGTCATGAGCCAGAACGGTGAAGCGGAACGTGCTTACCCCCTGCAAATCACGCTATTGCCGTCCTTGGGCAAGGAACAAGTGGAATTACGCCAATGGGTACTCACCTTGCTGGGCGAAACGGCTGCCCGTATCGGTAAAGTGCCTGAAGCTGACCAGCATTTTCAGGCGGCATTAGCCGAACCACGTCGCGACAATTACCTGTTGCGGGTGTACAGCGACTTCCTGATCAGCCAACAACGCCCGTTGGACGTTATTACGCTCTTGCAAGATAAAACCAGCGATGATGCGCTGCTGTTACGCCTCGCCATTGCCAGCCGCGATGCTCGGCAAACGGCTGAAACCGCCCGCTACCAAGCCCTGCTCGAAGCCCGCTACCAAGCTGCCAAGCTGCGCGGTAGTACGCTGCACGCAGAGGATGAAGCCTTGTATGCACGTACCTTTGGAGCAGCAACATGA